One part of the Hydrogenobacter sp. T-2 genome encodes these proteins:
- a CDS encoding ROK family protein — MRKGVDIGGSFIKVYWEDGRREKHYIRDISKDGKLFLQRIREIVFEGYPSSVGVAVAGFTSLEGVVYKSPNIPALDGVNLKEVLEGINVKVVNDVSAGAFGEWFYDHRESRVLLFVAVGTGLGAGLVVNGKPFLGACGSALELGHHTILLGGERCSCGRLGCWEAYCSSYGLERLYRNLAGEDLKDYQIIQRAKERETYALEAVASFRRFLLVGLMNAVHILNPDRVVLGGGLIDAMKDLLGNLETDLKDLCESLPAKCFSLHFSSCAEYCMARGALALALVDDI; from the coding sequence ATGAGAAAGGGAGTTGACATAGGGGGTAGCTTTATAAAGGTTTACTGGGAGGATGGTAGAAGGGAAAAGCATTACATAAGGGACATATCCAAAGATGGGAAACTTTTTTTACAAAGGATAAGGGAGATAGTCTTTGAGGGATATCCTTCCTCTGTGGGAGTTGCGGTTGCAGGCTTTACTTCTTTAGAGGGCGTGGTTTATAAATCTCCTAACATACCAGCCCTTGACGGGGTAAACCTTAAGGAGGTTCTTGAAGGAATTAATGTGAAGGTGGTTAACGATGTTTCTGCGGGGGCTTTTGGAGAGTGGTTTTATGACCATAGGGAAAGCAGGGTTTTGCTATTTGTTGCGGTAGGCACTGGGCTTGGTGCTGGGCTTGTGGTTAATGGAAAGCCTTTTCTGGGAGCGTGCGGAAGTGCTCTTGAGCTGGGGCATCATACTATACTTCTTGGAGGAGAAAGGTGTAGTTGTGGAAGGTTAGGGTGCTGGGAGGCTTACTGCTCCTCTTATGGTCTTGAGAGGCTATATAGAAACCTCGCAGGAGAGGATCTCAAGGACTACCAGATAATTCAGAGGGCAAAGGAGAGAGAGACCTATGCTTTGGAGGCGGTGGCAAGTTTCAGGAGGTTTCTTCTTGTGGGTCTTATGAACGCAGTTCACATACTAAACCCAGATAGGGTGGTGCTTGGTGGTGGTCTCATTGATGCCATGAAGGACCTACTTGGCAACCTTGAGACAGACCTAAAAGACCTCTGTGAAAGCCTACCTGCCAAGTGTTTCAGTCTCCATTTTTCTTCCTGTGCGGAGTATTGTATGGCACGCGGAGCTTTAGCTCTTGCACTTGTGGACGATATTTAA
- a CDS encoding magnesium transporter CorA family protein, which translates to MIHVYANYGGVFKKFGIDQFGEIRKESVVWLDVEKPSDAEIDWLRSAVGFHMPPREVFGDIEISSKYKEEGEAIYMNLSFVIQQKEDISVEPVLFFIKGRYMVSIRYRDIPSMLIFIKRMEQNPINFQFPEAIFSQIVNIEVDRLGDRLEILGRRIRNLRKEVFVEQSEEVIREISYYDELNITIRETINEKLRILSHFVKSPKINAQTKREIKIALDDLHTLLDYTSFYMDKLDSIQSSLLGLISIKQSEGVKIFTVLATIFLPATLIASIFGMNFEHMPELHWKYGYPYSLLLMVGITLSLIYWVKRKGWL; encoded by the coding sequence ATGATACATGTTTATGCCAACTACGGAGGCGTTTTCAAAAAGTTTGGAATTGACCAGTTTGGAGAGATAAGAAAAGAGTCTGTAGTTTGGCTTGATGTGGAAAAGCCAAGCGACGCAGAGATTGACTGGCTAAGAAGTGCGGTAGGTTTTCATATGCCTCCCAGAGAGGTCTTTGGAGATATTGAAATAAGCAGTAAATACAAGGAAGAGGGAGAAGCTATATACATGAACCTATCCTTTGTAATACAACAAAAGGAAGATATAAGCGTTGAGCCTGTGCTTTTTTTCATAAAGGGAAGATATATGGTAAGTATAAGATACAGGGACATACCAAGCATGTTAATTTTTATAAAAAGAATGGAACAGAATCCCATAAACTTTCAATTTCCAGAAGCCATATTCTCACAGATAGTAAATATTGAAGTAGATAGGCTTGGTGATAGGCTTGAGATATTGGGAAGACGCATAAGAAACCTAAGAAAGGAGGTCTTTGTGGAACAATCGGAAGAAGTAATAAGAGAGATATCTTACTATGATGAGCTTAACATCACCATAAGGGAGACCATAAACGAAAAACTTAGAATTTTGAGCCATTTTGTGAAAAGTCCAAAGATAAATGCCCAAACAAAGAGGGAGATAAAGATAGCCCTTGATGACCTGCATACGCTCCTTGACTACACGAGCTTTTATATGGATAAGCTGGATAGTATACAAAGCTCTCTCTTGGGACTTATATCCATAAAGCAAAGCGAAGGTGTGAAGATCTTTACAGTGCTTGCGACCATATTCCTGCCTGCAACGCTCATTGCAAGTATTTTTGGTATGAACTTTGAACATATGCCAGAGCTACATTGGAAATATGGCTACCCTTACTCTTTACTCCTTATGGTTGGTATAACTCTATCACTTATATACTGGGTAAAAAGGAAGGGTTGGCTATGA
- a CDS encoding DUF3501 family protein yields the protein MRKITRDEILNIYEYEKVRPQKVQEIIQLKKNRRLFIEPWVHLVFENRETVWFQIQEMIRAERMVREEEIQQEIDVYNELIPDKNELSVTMFIEIPEASERKRLLPQLVGIHDHLYFHIGNKHTIRAIADERSKEDYEYGKAAVVHFLKVRFTQEQIEDFKKEPVRVEINHPNYRALTPMPEEVKQELIKDLISE from the coding sequence ATGAGAAAGATTACCAGAGATGAAATCCTCAACATCTACGAGTATGAAAAGGTTCGTCCACAGAAGGTTCAAGAAATTATCCAACTAAAGAAAAACAGAAGGCTTTTTATAGAACCATGGGTGCATCTTGTTTTTGAAAACAGGGAAACGGTCTGGTTTCAAATTCAAGAAATGATAAGAGCGGAGAGGATGGTAAGAGAGGAAGAGATACAGCAGGAAATAGATGTATACAACGAGTTAATACCTGATAAAAATGAATTGTCCGTTACCATGTTTATAGAAATACCTGAAGCCAGTGAAAGGAAAAGACTTCTTCCACAGCTTGTAGGCATACATGACCATCTATATTTTCACATAGGCAATAAACATACAATAAGAGCTATTGCGGACGAAAGGAGCAAAGAAGACTACGAATACGGCAAAGCTGCAGTGGTGCATTTTCTAAAGGTTAGGTTTACACAAGAGCAGATAGAGGATTTCAAAAAAGAACCTGTAAGGGTTGAGATAAACCATCCCAATTATAGAGCTTTGACCCCTATGCCAGAAGAGGTAAAGCAAGAGCTAATAAAGGACCTTATTTCTGAGTAA
- the hisC gene encoding histidinol-phosphate transaminase — protein sequence MISKRIRTLAPYKTETTGARVRLSSNELSLKLPEEVKRLIGEAASKIPFNRYPDPEARELKEAIAYRFGVNPENIVLGNGSDELIYYLSIAVGEYEKGVFYPVPTFSMYGISAQVLGREKIEVSLNDEFDIDLQKSLELIRDKKPVLAYFAYPNNPTGNCFNEDKMRTIRDEGVFTVVDEAYYHYSGKTFLKEALEREDTVVLRTLSKIGMAGLRVGILIGKEEVVREINKIRLPFNITYPSQVIAVLMLRDFYHIIEEAIQRMLSERQRVYEEMLKLEGIRVYPSEANFIFFKSLYFSGDELYRRLLQKGVLVRNFSYMVANCLRVSIGEREENDAFLQALHEVLTTY from the coding sequence ATGATAAGTAAAAGAATAAGGACCCTTGCCCCCTATAAGACGGAAACCACGGGGGCGAGGGTTAGGCTCTCCTCCAACGAGCTGTCCCTCAAACTCCCAGAAGAAGTAAAAAGGCTTATAGGAGAGGCGGCTTCCAAAATACCCTTTAATAGATATCCAGACCCAGAAGCAAGAGAGCTAAAGGAGGCTATAGCCTATCGCTTTGGAGTAAACCCGGAGAATATAGTCTTGGGCAATGGCTCAGACGAGCTTATATACTACCTTTCTATAGCGGTTGGAGAGTATGAAAAGGGTGTTTTTTATCCTGTGCCTACCTTTTCCATGTATGGCATATCTGCACAGGTTCTGGGTAGAGAGAAAATAGAAGTTAGCCTAAATGATGAGTTTGACATAGACTTGCAGAAAAGCCTTGAGCTAATAAGAGATAAAAAACCAGTCCTTGCCTACTTTGCCTATCCTAACAACCCCACTGGCAACTGCTTTAATGAAGACAAGATGAGGACTATAAGGGACGAAGGAGTTTTTACCGTAGTTGATGAAGCATATTATCACTACTCTGGGAAAACCTTTCTCAAAGAGGCGCTTGAGAGAGAGGATACGGTAGTGCTTAGGACTCTTTCGAAGATAGGCATGGCGGGTCTTAGAGTAGGTATTTTGATAGGCAAAGAGGAAGTTGTAAGAGAAATAAACAAGATAAGACTTCCTTTCAATATAACCTATCCCTCTCAAGTTATAGCGGTTTTAATGCTGAGAGACTTCTATCATATCATAGAAGAAGCCATTCAGAGAATGCTCTCAGAAAGACAAAGGGTCTACGAAGAGATGCTTAAGCTGGAAGGTATAAGGGTCTATCCCTCAGAGGCAAACTTTATCTTTTTTAAAAGTCTTTATTTTTCTGGAGATGAGCTTTATAGGAGGCTTTTGCAGAAGGGAGTGCTCGTTAGGAACTTTTCTTATATGGTGGCAAACTGTCTTAGGGTAAGTATAGGAGAAAGAGAGGAAAACGATGCCTTTCTACAAGCCTTGCATGAGGTTCTTACTACCTATTGA
- a CDS encoding ChaN family lipoprotein: MKILFLFFVLFISITKAQENLENLLNNHQVIFLPEEHTSREDHQFQLRILRLLNSKNHKFIIAMEMFQQPFQDALDLYVSCQISEEEMLRRTDYRRRWGFDPSLYRDIWSFAKEKGIRIVAINISSELLQKVREEGLERVRNESLPYPVIPQTEKEMRDLREVLKNHPRVDEKRFFEVQNAWDNGMALAIARLLDKYPDHKILVLVGRGHAKDYESGIPRRLGILKPEVSMTILRREEFQSTFLFSMDFSKDSSSASSMREPNCRP; the protein is encoded by the coding sequence ATGAAGATTCTATTTTTGTTCTTTGTATTGTTTATATCAATCACGAAAGCACAAGAGAATTTAGAAAACCTCCTCAACAACCACCAAGTTATATTCCTACCAGAGGAGCACACAAGCAGGGAAGACCATCAGTTTCAGCTTAGGATTTTAAGACTTTTGAATTCAAAAAATCACAAGTTTATAATAGCCATGGAGATGTTTCAACAACCCTTTCAGGACGCTCTTGACTTGTATGTATCTTGTCAAATAAGTGAAGAGGAAATGCTTAGAAGAACCGATTATAGAAGAAGATGGGGCTTTGACCCAAGCCTGTATAGGGACATATGGAGCTTTGCTAAGGAAAAGGGTATAAGAATAGTGGCTATAAACATCTCCTCAGAGCTTTTGCAAAAAGTGAGAGAGGAAGGGCTTGAAAGGGTAAGGAATGAGAGCTTGCCTTATCCTGTAATACCTCAAACAGAGAAGGAAATGAGAGATCTGAGAGAGGTTTTAAAAAACCATCCAAGAGTGGACGAAAAGAGGTTCTTTGAAGTGCAAAACGCATGGGATAACGGTATGGCACTGGCTATAGCAAGGCTTTTGGATAAGTATCCTGACCACAAGATATTGGTGCTCGTGGGTAGAGGACACGCTAAAGATTATGAGAGCGGGATTCCAAGGAGGCTTGGCATACTTAAACCAGAAGTGTCTATGACCATACTAAGAAGAGAAGAGTTTCAAAGCACTTTTCTATTTTCTATGGATTTTTCCAAAGATAGTTCATCCGCAAGTTCTATGAGAGAGCCAAATTGTAGACCGTGA
- the recR gene encoding recombination mediator RecR, whose translation MPYEESLPEPIKLALEKLIHIPTYGERSASRLLYNLLKLPMEKRLEIVQALQSVVERIRPCKECGLYTDQEICKICSDPKRSKKFICVVEESQDAFAIEKLERYSGVYHVLGGRIAPLEGISPKDLNIDSLMERIERYRPKEVIIATNPNLEGEATANYLAKLIKKQFPTTKITRISHGLQFGSLIELADELSLEKSIENRKVL comes from the coding sequence ATGCCTTACGAAGAAAGTCTACCAGAACCAATCAAACTCGCCCTTGAAAAGCTCATACACATACCCACCTACGGAGAGAGGTCCGCAAGCAGACTTCTTTATAACCTCCTTAAACTCCCCATGGAAAAACGCCTTGAGATAGTCCAAGCTCTACAGTCTGTGGTAGAAAGGATAAGACCCTGCAAAGAGTGTGGTCTTTATACGGACCAAGAGATATGCAAAATATGTTCAGACCCAAAGAGGAGTAAAAAGTTTATATGCGTGGTGGAAGAGTCTCAGGATGCCTTTGCCATTGAGAAATTAGAAAGATACTCTGGAGTTTACCATGTTTTGGGTGGTAGAATAGCACCCCTTGAAGGTATATCACCAAAAGACCTCAACATAGACAGCCTCATGGAAAGGATAGAAAGGTATAGACCAAAGGAGGTGATAATTGCCACGAACCCAAACTTAGAAGGTGAAGCAACCGCTAACTATCTTGCAAAACTCATAAAAAAGCAGTTTCCCACCACCAAGATAACTCGTATATCTCACGGTCTACAATTTGGCTCTCTCATAGAACTTGCGGATGAACTATCTTTGGAAAAATCCATAGAAAATAGAAAAGTGCTTTGA
- a CDS encoding NAD(P)/FAD-dependent oxidoreductase, translated as MHELIILGGGPAGISASIYAQRKKMDFLLITKDVGGQVIKAGEIENYLGYAMVDGVMLVQKMMEQMDRLGIEPVLDQVIEIKRLQEGFLLKTLSGKEYASKRLLFCTGAEHRRLEVPGEREYTGRGVSYCYTCDAPFFKDVDVLVVGGGNSGFEAVDQLTNYARKIYLAELGDHFRADEVLKEKVLSDPKVVPLLRHRVLEIKGDGKNVRSVLLEDLQKGRVYEVEVEGVFVEVGLKPNSELAKSLGVFTTQRGEIIIDCNNRTSEHGIYAAGDCTNIFAKQIITAAGEGAKALLSVYHDLTYGVHSWI; from the coding sequence ATGCACGAGCTTATTATCTTAGGTGGTGGTCCTGCGGGCATATCCGCCAGCATATACGCACAAAGGAAGAAAATGGATTTCTTGCTTATAACCAAGGATGTGGGTGGGCAGGTAATAAAGGCGGGCGAGATAGAAAATTACTTGGGATATGCTATGGTGGATGGGGTGATGCTTGTGCAGAAGATGATGGAGCAAATGGATAGGCTTGGGATTGAACCAGTGCTGGACCAAGTAATAGAAATAAAAAGACTGCAGGAGGGCTTTCTCCTTAAAACCCTCTCTGGAAAAGAGTATGCATCAAAAAGACTTCTTTTTTGCACTGGTGCGGAACACAGAAGGTTAGAAGTGCCGGGGGAAAGGGAATACACAGGGAGAGGGGTCTCTTACTGTTATACCTGTGATGCACCTTTCTTTAAGGATGTGGATGTGCTTGTGGTAGGTGGTGGAAACTCGGGCTTTGAGGCGGTAGACCAGCTTACAAACTACGCAAGAAAGATATACCTTGCGGAGCTTGGAGACCACTTTAGGGCGGATGAGGTCCTTAAAGAGAAGGTGCTTTCAGACCCAAAGGTTGTCCCTCTTCTTAGACATAGAGTTTTGGAAATAAAAGGCGATGGGAAGAATGTGAGAAGTGTGCTTTTAGAAGATTTGCAAAAGGGAAGGGTGTATGAGGTTGAAGTTGAAGGCGTTTTTGTAGAGGTGGGTCTAAAGCCTAATTCTGAGCTGGCAAAGTCCTTGGGAGTTTTTACCACACAGAGGGGAGAGATAATAATAGATTGCAACAACAGAACCTCGGAGCATGGCATATACGCTGCGGGAGACTGCACTAACATCTTTGCAAAGCAGATAATAACCGCAGCAGGAGAAGGTGCAAAAGCCCTACTTTCTGTATACCATGACCTCACCTACGGTGTCCATTCATGGATATAG
- the deoC gene encoding deoxyribose-phosphate aldolase — MDIAKFIDHSILKPNHTLKDLEVEINKCVELGVYGVCVNPFSVRKAVEFSENRLVVCCVVSFPFGLDTKEQKILQALRALEDGARELDIVINISALKSGMHKYVEEELKAIARNTEGVIRKVIIETAYLNQEEKRFIVELIADTGMEFVKTSTGYAPTGAVEEDIRLIRDWVRGRLRVKASGGIRTREQVLRFLELGVERIGTSSTFEILKEERDD; from the coding sequence ATGGATATAGCCAAGTTTATAGACCACTCTATACTCAAACCTAACCATACCCTTAAGGACCTTGAGGTTGAGATAAACAAGTGTGTGGAGCTTGGTGTCTACGGCGTCTGTGTAAATCCCTTTTCGGTAAGAAAGGCGGTGGAATTTTCAGAAAACAGGCTGGTGGTTTGCTGTGTGGTTTCTTTCCCTTTTGGTTTGGATACAAAGGAACAAAAAATCCTGCAAGCCCTTAGAGCTCTTGAAGATGGAGCAAGGGAGTTGGACATAGTCATAAATATCTCTGCATTAAAAAGCGGTATGCACAAATATGTGGAAGAGGAGCTAAAGGCTATAGCCAGAAATACAGAAGGTGTGATAAGGAAGGTCATAATTGAGACCGCCTACCTTAACCAAGAGGAGAAAAGGTTTATAGTTGAACTCATAGCAGATACAGGTATGGAGTTTGTGAAAACTTCCACGGGATATGCACCCACTGGAGCGGTAGAAGAGGACATAAGGCTAATAAGGGATTGGGTAAGGGGTAGATTAAGGGTTAAGGCTTCTGGTGGGATAAGGACAAGGGAGCAGGTTTTGAGGTTTTTGGAGCTTGGCGTGGAGAGGATAGGAACCAGTAGCACCTTTGAAATTCTTAAGGAGGAGAGAGATGATTGA
- the purB gene encoding adenylosuccinate lyase, giving the protein MIERYTRREMGQIWSDLNKFRLWLKVELAVCRAWHKLGKIPDEALKEIEKRTFVDEKVVEKIYQYERVYKHDVLAFVSAINEQIQEYSHYFHMGLTSSDVVDTALALQIREALSLILEGLEKVIQRLRSLAIEHKNTLMMGRTHGVHAEPMTLGLKFLSWYEEMKRNKKRLLQALEDISYGKLSGAVGTYSNLDPRVEELALEELGLKVEPVSTQVVPRDRHAQVMYALASTACALERFATEIRHLQRTELLEVLEPFGKGQRGSSAMPHKKNPIHAERLCGLARIIRANLLVALENIPLWHERDISHSSAERVILPDSTIALDYMLNLFLEILEGLVVNPERMLGNMELSHGLFASSKVLVKLMEKGVHRDKAYDMVQRCAMRSWEEGIAFEKSLMEDQEVNAFLSQEEIRQALDPWSFLKHIDQIYERSLD; this is encoded by the coding sequence ATGATTGAAAGGTATACCAGAAGAGAAATGGGTCAAATATGGTCTGACCTCAACAAGTTTAGGCTTTGGCTCAAGGTGGAGCTTGCGGTATGCAGGGCATGGCACAAACTTGGAAAAATTCCAGATGAGGCTCTAAAAGAAATAGAAAAGAGAACCTTTGTGGACGAAAAGGTAGTGGAGAAGATATACCAGTATGAAAGGGTTTACAAACACGATGTGCTCGCCTTTGTTTCTGCCATAAACGAGCAGATTCAAGAGTATTCTCATTACTTTCATATGGGTCTTACCTCCTCTGATGTGGTGGATACTGCCCTTGCCTTGCAGATTAGAGAAGCCCTTAGTCTGATACTTGAAGGTTTAGAGAAGGTGATACAAAGGCTCAGGTCTCTTGCCATAGAGCATAAGAATACTCTAATGATGGGAAGGACGCATGGAGTCCACGCAGAGCCTATGACCCTTGGTCTTAAGTTCCTTAGCTGGTATGAGGAGATGAAAAGGAACAAAAAAAGGCTTCTGCAAGCCCTTGAGGACATATCCTATGGCAAGCTCTCTGGTGCGGTGGGAACTTATTCTAACCTTGACCCAAGGGTGGAGGAGCTCGCCCTTGAGGAGCTGGGACTTAAGGTAGAGCCTGTTTCCACTCAAGTAGTGCCAAGAGATAGGCATGCACAGGTTATGTATGCCCTTGCCTCTACCGCCTGTGCCCTTGAGAGGTTTGCAACAGAGATAAGGCATCTCCAGAGAACCGAACTGCTTGAGGTTTTAGAGCCCTTTGGAAAGGGTCAAAGAGGCTCATCCGCCATGCCTCACAAGAAAAACCCCATACACGCAGAAAGGTTGTGTGGTCTTGCACGCATAATAAGAGCAAACCTTCTGGTAGCTCTTGAGAATATTCCACTCTGGCACGAAAGGGACATATCTCACTCCTCCGCAGAACGTGTAATCCTACCAGACTCCACTATAGCCCTTGACTATATGCTAAACCTCTTTCTTGAAATCCTTGAAGGTCTTGTGGTAAACCCAGAGAGAATGTTAGGAAACATGGAGCTTTCTCATGGTCTTTTTGCCTCTTCAAAGGTGCTTGTTAAACTCATGGAAAAGGGAGTCCATAGAGATAAGGCTTACGATATGGTTCAAAGGTGTGCCATGAGAAGCTGGGAAGAGGGTATAGCCTTTGAAAAAAGCCTTATGGAAGACCAAGAGGTCAATGCCTTCCTTAGTCAAGAAGAGATAAGGCAAGCCTTAGACCCTTGGTCTTTCTTAAAACACATAGACCAAATCTACGAAAGGAGCTTAGATTAA
- the trpB gene encoding tryptophan synthase subunit beta: protein MTKQEVYTLPDEKGYFEEFGGRFVPETLMYALEELTDAYLKLKEDPSFWEELNHYLKDFAGRPTPLYFAKRLTDYVGGAKIYIKREDLLHTGAHKINNTLGQALLAKRMGKRRIIAETGAGQHGVATATACALLGLECVVYMGEEDAERQKLNVFRMRLLGAEVRIVKSGSKTLKDAINEALRDWVTNVETTHYIIGSVVGPHPFPMMVRDFQKIIGEEAKAQILELEGRLPDAVVACVGGGSNAMGIFYPFIEHEEVRLIGVEAGGLGLHTGKHASSINGGSVGVLHGMKSYFLQDEEGQIQPTHSISAGLDYPGVGPEHAYLFKSCRAKYVYTTDEEALEGFKILSRLEGIIPALEPAHAVPRVMEIAKELGKDHIVLFNLSGRGDKDMLHVMEHIKDML from the coding sequence ATGACAAAGCAAGAAGTATACACCCTTCCAGATGAGAAGGGATACTTTGAAGAGTTCGGTGGAAGGTTCGTGCCAGAGACCCTCATGTATGCCCTCGAGGAGCTAACTGATGCCTACCTTAAACTCAAAGAAGACCCATCCTTTTGGGAAGAGTTAAACCACTACCTTAAAGACTTTGCAGGAAGACCCACACCCCTCTATTTTGCCAAGAGGCTAACCGACTATGTGGGTGGTGCAAAGATATACATAAAGCGGGAGGACCTTCTCCATACTGGTGCTCATAAGATAAACAACACACTCGGACAGGCTCTGCTTGCCAAGAGAATGGGAAAGAGGAGGATAATCGCAGAAACGGGTGCAGGACAGCACGGTGTGGCTACTGCAACCGCCTGTGCCTTACTTGGTCTTGAGTGTGTGGTCTATATGGGAGAGGAGGACGCAGAGCGTCAAAAACTCAATGTTTTTAGGATGAGACTGCTGGGTGCGGAAGTGCGCATCGTAAAGAGCGGTTCAAAAACCCTAAAGGATGCCATAAACGAAGCCCTAAGGGACTGGGTTACCAACGTGGAAACCACACACTACATTATAGGCTCTGTGGTGGGTCCTCATCCCTTTCCCATGATGGTGAGGGACTTTCAGAAAATAATAGGCGAGGAGGCAAAGGCACAGATACTGGAGCTTGAAGGCAGGCTTCCAGATGCGGTGGTTGCCTGCGTGGGAGGCGGTTCAAACGCCATGGGTATATTCTATCCCTTTATAGAGCATGAGGAGGTAAGACTAATAGGCGTAGAAGCTGGAGGTCTTGGACTGCATACAGGCAAGCACGCAAGCTCTATAAACGGTGGCTCTGTGGGAGTTTTGCACGGCATGAAGTCCTACTTTTTGCAGGACGAAGAGGGACAAATCCAGCCCACCCACTCCATCTCCGCAGGTCTTGACTACCCGGGAGTTGGACCAGAGCATGCATACCTTTTCAAAAGTTGTAGAGCCAAGTATGTCTATACCACCGATGAGGAAGCTCTTGAAGGCTTTAAGATACTCTCAAGGCTTGAAGGCATAATACCAGCCCTTGAGCCAGCCCACGCAGTTCCAAGGGTCATGGAAATAGCCAAAGAGCTTGGAAAAGACCACATAGTGCTTTTTAACCTTTCAGGAAGAGGCGATAAGGATATGCTTCATGTGATGGAGCACATAAAAGATATGCTATAA
- a CDS encoding F0F1 ATP synthase subunit gamma yields the protein MPKLSPRDIRRKIQGIKNTRRITNAMKVVSAAKLRKAQELIYASRPYSERLYEVLRNLSTHTNLQSSPLFQVREERACDLVLITADRGLAGTFNISLIKKAEDFIAEKQRQGVKVNMIIIGRKGAQYFGRRNYNILKVYEDVFRKEINFNVVKEVGELLRDRYSREESDCTVLMHNEMVTRASYKPLMRVFLPPKLTCEEYESTSTPETYGVYEFEVSIEILVNKLLDLYLNYQIYRAMLESNAAEHFARMVAMDNATRNADELVKTWTLIFNKARQESITSELIDIVNAVEAMK from the coding sequence ATGCCAAAACTTTCACCCAGAGACATAAGGAGGAAGATACAGGGTATAAAGAATACCCGAAGGATAACCAACGCTATGAAAGTGGTCTCCGCTGCAAAGCTCCGCAAAGCTCAAGAGCTCATATACGCTTCAAGACCCTACTCAGAAAGGCTTTACGAGGTTCTCAGAAATCTCTCAACGCATACAAATCTACAGTCAAGCCCCCTCTTCCAAGTGAGAGAAGAAAGAGCCTGCGACCTCGTTCTAATCACCGCGGATAGGGGTCTGGCTGGAACCTTTAATATAAGTCTCATAAAAAAAGCTGAAGACTTCATAGCGGAGAAACAAAGGCAAGGTGTTAAGGTAAACATGATCATCATCGGCAGGAAGGGAGCCCAATATTTTGGAAGGAGGAACTACAACATACTGAAGGTTTATGAGGATGTATTCAGAAAAGAAATAAACTTCAACGTGGTAAAGGAAGTAGGTGAGTTATTGAGAGACAGATACTCAAGAGAAGAATCCGACTGCACTGTTCTAATGCACAATGAGATGGTTACGAGGGCAAGCTACAAGCCCCTTATGAGGGTCTTCTTACCACCTAAGCTTACCTGTGAGGAATATGAGAGCACAAGCACGCCAGAAACTTATGGTGTGTATGAGTTTGAAGTAAGTATAGAAATCCTTGTAAATAAGCTCCTTGACCTTTATCTCAACTATCAGATATACAGGGCAATGCTTGAGTCTAACGCAGCGGAGCACTTTGCTCGTATGGTCGCTATGGATAATGCCACAAGAAATGCGGACGAGCTTGTAAAAACATGGACGCTTATATTTAATAAGGCAAGGCAGGAATCCATTACCTCAGAGCTAATAGATATAGTAAATGCAGTAGAAGCTATGAAATAA